From Salinirubellus salinus, the proteins below share one genomic window:
- a CDS encoding prohibitin family protein — translation MSDIPGPGPDSGSDSGPSLPDVNVGRFVRLAGIAVVGLLVLGVLAGGYHQVPEGHVGVQKSFGAVTGTEFQPGAHLIVPVKDSVQDVEIRPRTYTMANTQGEGDKPGRADAVVVQSVNGTTVDIDLTVRYRVQANDTSTFVTQWRTVGQAEERLIRPSVRSQLRDEAAGIQTSEIYTSSGRERLATAAQQKLESVFDDEALVLEEVQVREVDLPESYDRALNEKEIAKQEVQQKEFEIQQARKDKERQEVQAEADARVIEIRGQALRENPIVLRQQYIEAIDASDKVILATDDEGTPIILQTGSSTNGGGTNESDVGAGFDTSVDATAGTTPTPTPTASGS, via the coding sequence ATGAGCGACATCCCCGGTCCCGGTCCGGACTCCGGGTCGGACTCTGGGCCTTCGCTCCCCGACGTGAACGTCGGTCGGTTCGTCCGGCTCGCGGGCATCGCCGTCGTCGGCCTGCTGGTCCTCGGCGTCCTCGCCGGTGGCTATCACCAGGTGCCCGAGGGGCACGTCGGCGTCCAGAAGTCCTTCGGTGCGGTGACGGGCACGGAGTTCCAGCCCGGCGCGCACCTCATCGTACCCGTGAAGGATTCGGTGCAGGACGTGGAGATCCGTCCCCGAACCTACACGATGGCGAACACGCAGGGCGAGGGTGACAAACCCGGCCGCGCGGACGCGGTGGTCGTCCAGAGCGTCAACGGGACGACCGTCGACATCGACCTGACGGTCCGCTACCGGGTGCAGGCCAACGACACCTCGACGTTCGTCACGCAGTGGCGGACCGTCGGGCAGGCAGAAGAACGGCTCATCCGGCCCTCGGTCCGCTCACAGCTCCGCGACGAGGCCGCCGGTATCCAGACGAGCGAGATCTACACGAGCAGTGGGCGCGAGCGCCTCGCGACCGCCGCCCAGCAGAAACTGGAGTCCGTCTTCGACGACGAGGCGCTCGTCCTCGAGGAGGTGCAGGTCCGGGAGGTCGACCTGCCCGAGTCCTACGACCGCGCGCTGAACGAGAAGGAGATCGCCAAGCAGGAGGTCCAGCAGAAGGAGTTCGAGATCCAGCAGGCACGCAAGGACAAGGAACGCCAGGAGGTCCAGGCCGAGGCCGACGCGCGGGTCATCGAGATCCGCGGGCAGGCGCTACGTGAGAACCCCATCGTCCTGCGCCAGCAGTACATCGAGGCCATCGACGCCTCGGACAAGGTCATCCTCGCGACCGACGATGAGGGGACGCCCATCATCCTCCAGACCGGGTCGAGCACGAACGGTGGCGGGACGAACGAGTCGGACGTGGGCGCGGGGTTCGACACCTCGGTCGACGCGACGGCAGGGACGACGCCGACGCCCACGCCTACGGCAAGTGGGTCCTGA
- a CDS encoding AAA family ATPase, which yields MQRLVAVAGLPGVGKTTVSGAVAERLGATRLRSDVLRKELFSDPTYAASETEAVYRTLRDRAAERLAAGESVVLDATFREQPRRRRVAAVADDHGAAFRFVHVECADSVVRERIAAREGDASDADVAVYEQLKGEFEPVERDNVRVDNSGTITETRRQVDRAFPVSASDPATQDSVSR from the coding sequence ATGCAGCGACTCGTCGCCGTCGCCGGCCTGCCGGGCGTGGGCAAGACCACCGTCTCGGGGGCCGTCGCCGAGCGGCTCGGCGCGACCCGACTCCGCTCGGACGTGCTCCGCAAGGAACTGTTCTCCGACCCGACCTACGCCGCCTCCGAGACGGAGGCGGTCTACCGGACGCTCCGTGACCGCGCCGCAGAACGGCTGGCCGCCGGCGAGAGCGTGGTGCTGGACGCGACCTTCCGCGAGCAGCCGCGCCGCCGCCGAGTCGCGGCCGTGGCCGACGACCACGGCGCGGCGTTCCGCTTCGTCCACGTCGAGTGTGCCGACAGCGTGGTCCGCGAGCGCATCGCCGCGCGCGAGGGCGACGCCAGCGACGCCGACGTGGCCGTCTACGAGCAACTGAAAGGCGAGTTCGAGCCGGTCGAACGCGACAACGTCCGGGTCGACAACTCCGGGACCATCACGGAGACACGCCGGCAGGTCGACCGGGCGTTCCCCGTGAGCGCGAGCGACCCCGCTACTCAGGACAGCGTCTCGAGGTAG
- a CDS encoding winged helix-turn-helix domain-containing protein, producing MTVDESAASGLSPDEAFALVADETRLGILRTLAEAGEPLAFSTLFERSEYDTRSNFSYHLEKLEGHFISRADGGYALRQTGRRIVEAVVSGTVTDDPVVERAPSDRPCPICSAPIEVSYQQERVEMYCSECPGIVRQEASGEQFDAEFGTLGHIYLPPAGVQGRTPAEMHYAAEVWSNLELLGLSTGVCPRCSGTIEHSLRVCEDHDASGGFCDACDRRYAVLFEVECATCHYETSGIAVIGLLAKTELLSFVTDHDANPLVPETHNVEPGALANYEEDVQSLDPLRVAITFTIKGDSLTLTIDEAMSVVDVTRARRVDSA from the coding sequence ATGACCGTCGACGAGAGCGCGGCGTCGGGGCTCTCACCGGACGAGGCGTTCGCCCTCGTCGCCGACGAGACGCGGCTGGGGATTCTGCGGACACTCGCGGAGGCGGGCGAACCGCTCGCGTTCTCCACGCTGTTCGAGCGCAGCGAGTACGACACACGGTCGAACTTCAGTTACCACCTCGAGAAACTCGAGGGGCACTTCATCAGTCGGGCTGACGGGGGCTACGCCCTCCGGCAGACGGGACGCCGAATCGTCGAGGCGGTCGTCTCGGGGACGGTGACCGATGACCCAGTGGTCGAGCGGGCGCCATCGGACCGGCCGTGTCCCATCTGTTCGGCACCGATCGAGGTGAGCTACCAGCAAGAACGCGTAGAGATGTACTGTTCGGAGTGCCCCGGTATCGTCAGACAGGAGGCCTCTGGAGAGCAGTTCGACGCCGAGTTCGGCACACTCGGTCACATCTACCTCCCCCCGGCGGGTGTCCAGGGTCGGACTCCGGCCGAAATGCACTACGCCGCGGAGGTCTGGTCGAATCTGGAACTTCTGGGGTTGAGCACGGGTGTCTGTCCGCGCTGTTCCGGTACCATCGAACACTCGCTGAGGGTTTGTGAGGACCACGACGCTTCCGGGGGCTTCTGCGACGCCTGCGACCGACGATACGCGGTCCTCTTCGAGGTAGAGTGCGCGACCTGCCACTACGAGACGAGCGGCATCGCCGTCATCGGTCTGCTGGCGAAGACTGAACTGCTGTCGTTCGTCACCGACCACGACGCCAATCCGCTCGTGCCAGAGACCCACAACGTGGAGCCGGGCGCGCTGGCGAACTACGAGGAGGATGTCCAGTCGCTCGACCCGCTCCGGGTGGCCATCACGTTCACCATCAAGGGGGATTCGCTCACGTTGACGATAGACGAGGCCATGTCAGTCGTCGACGTCACCAGAGCACGGCGGGTCGATTCCGCCTGA
- a CDS encoding cobyric acid synthase, translated as MEAETDDADRARTLLVAGTASHVGKSTVVAGLCRLLADRGVSVAPFKAQNMSNNARAVRRPDGDWGEVGVSQYVQARAARVTPTTDHNPVLLKPRGDGESQLVLDGEAVGHVEAGHYYDEHWARARETARAAHARLAARHDVVVAEGAGSIAETNLHDRDLANVETARFSDAKVLLLGDIERGGVFASLYGTLDLMPDDVRERVVGTCITKFRGDASLLESGTADLESRTGVPVLGVLPYDDPGLPEEDSVSLPDEGGAATFGDADGVDDARTVTVVVPRLARVSNVTDLEPLAAVPGVRVVYRPPDASLDGADAVVLPGTKNTVDDLLALRAAGFGGRLAAFDGPVVGLCGGYQMLGERLENAALEGTGETATVEGFGLLPVVTRFSPEKRVEQATVEVCGTGPIDGASGTATGYEIHAGRTELVGEVARPLGPESAACGDVLGTYLHGLFENRAVREAFVDGLYRRTGRERPSVDEETADPYAVAAALCREAPGLLDYLETLS; from the coding sequence ATGGAGGCCGAGACGGACGACGCCGACCGCGCACGGACCCTCCTCGTCGCGGGCACCGCGAGCCACGTCGGCAAGAGCACGGTCGTCGCCGGGCTCTGCCGGCTGCTGGCCGACCGCGGCGTCTCGGTCGCCCCGTTCAAGGCCCAGAACATGAGTAACAACGCCCGCGCCGTGCGCCGGCCCGACGGCGACTGGGGCGAGGTTGGCGTCTCGCAGTACGTGCAGGCCCGCGCCGCTCGCGTCACCCCGACGACGGACCACAACCCGGTCCTCCTGAAACCGCGGGGCGACGGCGAGAGCCAGCTCGTGCTCGACGGTGAGGCCGTCGGGCACGTCGAGGCCGGGCACTACTACGACGAGCACTGGGCACGCGCCCGCGAGACGGCGCGGGCGGCCCACGCACGACTGGCCGCGCGACACGACGTCGTCGTGGCCGAGGGTGCGGGGAGCATCGCGGAGACGAACCTCCACGACCGCGACCTGGCGAACGTGGAGACGGCTCGCTTCTCGGACGCGAAGGTCCTCCTCCTCGGCGACATCGAGCGCGGTGGGGTGTTCGCCAGCCTCTACGGGACCCTCGACCTGATGCCCGACGACGTCCGCGAGCGGGTGGTCGGCACCTGCATCACGAAGTTCCGGGGTGACGCCTCGCTCCTCGAGTCGGGCACCGCCGACCTCGAATCACGAACGGGGGTCCCCGTCCTCGGTGTCCTCCCGTACGACGACCCCGGCCTGCCGGAGGAGGACAGCGTCTCGCTCCCGGACGAGGGTGGGGCCGCGACGTTCGGCGACGCGGACGGTGTCGACGACGCCCGGACGGTGACCGTCGTCGTCCCGCGGCTCGCCCGGGTCTCGAACGTCACCGACCTCGAACCGCTGGCGGCGGTCCCGGGGGTACGGGTCGTGTACCGTCCACCGGACGCGTCGCTCGACGGCGCGGATGCCGTGGTCCTCCCCGGCACCAAGAACACCGTCGACGACCTGCTGGCGCTCCGGGCGGCGGGGTTCGGCGGGCGACTCGCCGCGTTCGACGGCCCGGTCGTCGGGCTGTGTGGCGGCTACCAGATGCTCGGCGAGCGGCTTGAGAACGCCGCGCTGGAGGGGACCGGCGAGACGGCGACCGTCGAGGGGTTCGGCCTGCTCCCGGTCGTCACGCGCTTCTCCCCCGAGAAGCGTGTCGAGCAGGCGACCGTCGAGGTGTGCGGGACCGGTCCCATCGACGGGGCGAGCGGGACCGCCACGGGCTACGAGATACACGCGGGCCGGACCGAACTCGTGGGTGAGGTGGCCCGGCCCCTCGGCCCGGAGAGCGCCGCCTGCGGTGACGTGCTGGGGACGTACCTCCACGGCCTGTTCGAGAACCGGGCGGTGAGGGAGGCGTTCGTCGACGGGCTCTACCGGCGGACCGGACGCGAGCGTCCGTCGGTCGACGAGGAGACGGCCGACCCGTACGCCGTGGCGGCCGCGCTCTGTCGCGAGGCACCGGGGCTCCTCGACTACCTCGAGACGCTGTCCTGA
- the trmY gene encoding tRNA (pseudouridine(54)-N(1))-methyltransferase TrmY: MRRFAVCGHEAPLDPDFSLDALTGAGRLDLLARCVTAGFLLSHGIREEVEVSLVLQDELTVRFDGRELKQLHPDERSAAALVKTALEGKRGAIGAMEANPSPGVYVGKRGLAETLNRADGTLVELHEDGDPAVNVTPPEDPVFVLSDHRDFADEEADLLAERADHRIRVGPERLHADHTVTVAHNWLDTVGYTTY, encoded by the coding sequence ATGAGACGGTTCGCCGTCTGCGGCCACGAGGCCCCGCTCGACCCCGACTTCTCGCTGGACGCCCTGACGGGTGCCGGTCGCCTCGACCTGCTGGCGCGGTGTGTGACCGCGGGATTCCTCCTGAGCCACGGCATCCGCGAGGAGGTGGAGGTCTCGCTCGTCCTGCAAGACGAACTCACCGTCCGATTCGACGGGCGCGAACTGAAGCAACTTCACCCAGACGAGCGCTCGGCCGCGGCGCTTGTGAAGACCGCTCTGGAGGGGAAACGGGGGGCAATTGGCGCGATGGAAGCGAATCCCTCGCCGGGCGTCTACGTTGGCAAGCGCGGGCTGGCCGAGACGCTCAACCGTGCCGATGGGACGCTCGTCGAACTCCACGAAGACGGCGACCCCGCGGTCAACGTGACACCCCCCGAGGACCCGGTGTTCGTCCTCTCGGATCACCGTGACTTCGCGGACGAAGAGGCCGACCTGCTCGCAGAGCGCGCCGACCACCGGATTCGGGTGGGGCCAGAGCGACTCCACGCCGACCACACCGTGACGGTCGCACACAACTGGCTAGACACGGTCGGATACACGACGTATTAA
- a CDS encoding cob(I)yrinic acid a,c-diamide adenosyltransferase, producing MTDDTDTHDGPTADQHANTPGRGVTPEARTIEPAAPEAFGLVQVWWGDGKGKTTAAMGMGFRAAGQGYRVHMLQFMKGGAASVEDTRGEYNAIAAMPGFSYENSGHYGWHGLLDGSDDDEHHARAQGGLERARDLLEGAHEADLTAPLDPDGPADEGVHMLILDEILYAANRGLVAPADVVDLVESKPSPLELVLTGGHERPEYVTDIADLVTNVRKETHPIDDGQRARKGTEY from the coding sequence ATGACCGACGACACCGACACGCACGACGGACCGACTGCCGACCAGCACGCGAACACGCCCGGCCGCGGGGTCACCCCCGAGGCCCGCACCATCGAACCCGCCGCACCCGAGGCGTTCGGCCTCGTCCAGGTCTGGTGGGGCGACGGTAAGGGCAAGACCACCGCCGCGATGGGGATGGGCTTCCGCGCGGCCGGGCAGGGCTACCGCGTCCACATGCTGCAGTTCATGAAGGGCGGCGCGGCGAGCGTCGAGGACACCCGCGGGGAGTACAACGCCATCGCCGCGATGCCCGGCTTCAGCTACGAGAACTCGGGACACTACGGCTGGCACGGCCTGCTCGACGGCTCGGACGACGACGAACACCACGCCCGAGCGCAGGGCGGCCTCGAACGCGCTCGCGACCTCCTCGAGGGGGCGCACGAGGCAGACCTGACCGCGCCGCTGGACCCGGACGGCCCGGCCGACGAGGGCGTCCATATGCTGATACTGGACGAGATCCTGTACGCCGCGAACCGGGGGCTCGTCGCGCCCGCGGACGTGGTCGACCTCGTCGAGTCGAAGCCCTCCCCCCTCGAACTCGTCCTCACCGGGGGGCACGAGCGGCCCGAGTACGTGACCGACATCGCGGACCTCGTCACGAACGTCCGCAAGGAGACGCATCCCATCGACGACGGCCAGCGCGCCCGGAAGGGGACGGAGTACTGA
- a CDS encoding CARDB domain-containing protein: MADDRPIEEEGEIVDLDYDGGTLYPGETETIQRVEYNLGAADRVVSLANAFFQGGESIESVTYSFDDDSIPDKTVSPDRFNAERRETREGLVVVEYPVAELGEPVAVPDGTILTIDVTITDEPTAGPLETEHAVRLGSDVDRVIIGSEKEQVLTDGPTPTETVITEPSYTSDILYVKDGTAEQISESQPSSRDAEFSLVADQPSYYDSMDGYERVTVTPEQPTVGEQVTVEVVVTNIGDGAGTYHARLDNYFTIFGSQDVELEPGEKTTLEFTFSFDKAGTHQLFLTNDRIAEVVVTE, from the coding sequence ATGGCGGACGACCGGCCGATCGAAGAAGAGGGCGAGATTGTCGACCTGGACTACGACGGCGGCACGCTTTATCCAGGCGAGACCGAGACAATCCAACGCGTTGAGTACAATCTCGGAGCTGCTGACCGAGTCGTGTCTCTCGCAAATGCCTTCTTCCAAGGAGGTGAGAGCATCGAGAGCGTAACCTACAGCTTCGACGACGACTCTATTCCTGACAAGACAGTCTCCCCAGATAGATTCAACGCTGAGCGACGGGAAACGCGGGAGGGACTGGTCGTGGTTGAATACCCAGTCGCAGAACTCGGAGAACCCGTAGCGGTTCCCGATGGTACTATCCTCACAATCGATGTCACAATCACCGACGAGCCAACAGCAGGCCCCCTTGAGACGGAGCATGCGGTCCGGCTGGGCTCAGATGTAGACCGAGTCATCATCGGCTCCGAGAAAGAGCAAGTCCTGACAGACGGCCCAACCCCAACGGAGACCGTGATTACTGAACCCAGTTACACATCAGACATCCTGTACGTAAAGGACGGAACAGCAGAACAGATCAGCGAGAGCCAACCCTCCTCACGAGACGCCGAGTTCTCACTCGTCGCCGACCAGCCGTCGTACTACGACAGCATGGACGGGTACGAACGAGTGACAGTCACACCCGAACAGCCGACGGTCGGCGAACAAGTGACGGTTGAGGTCGTCGTCACCAACATCGGCGATGGGGCCGGCACATATCACGCCCGACTCGATAACTACTTCACCATCTTCGGGAGTCAGGACGTGGAGCTCGAACCAGGCGAGAAGACCACTCTCGAATTTACTTTCAGCTTTGACAAGGCCGGCACCCACCAGCTGTTCCTGACGAACGACCGCATCGCCGAAGTCGTCGTCACGGAGTAG
- a CDS encoding ABC transporter ATP-binding protein, with product MDSVETSHLTKRYGDTVAVDSLDLAVPEGTVYGFLGPNGAGKTTTMRMLTSLVRPTSGSATVAGVNVTDREALVSHIGYLPEEPPLYDELTAREQLTYAAGLRGIPEPTARERMDDYFERLDLADDADLRIDAYSKGMRQKTAFVQALLHEPDVLFLDEPTSGLDPRAARTIRDTIDGLADSGTTVFLSTHILPVVDEHADVVGVLSEGRLVAEGPPADLKRRADAGEEADDDRSLEDVFLDVTSEDPASGDSDSEDEGETATPEAASAGHGPEADG from the coding sequence ATGGATTCAGTCGAGACCTCCCACCTGACCAAGCGTTACGGCGACACGGTCGCCGTCGATTCGCTCGACCTCGCGGTCCCCGAGGGTACCGTCTACGGCTTCCTGGGCCCGAACGGCGCCGGCAAGACCACGACGATGCGGATGCTCACCTCGCTCGTCCGGCCGACGAGCGGGTCGGCGACCGTCGCCGGCGTCAACGTGACCGACCGCGAGGCGCTCGTCTCCCACATCGGCTACCTCCCCGAGGAGCCCCCGCTGTACGATGAACTCACCGCTCGCGAGCAACTCACCTACGCCGCCGGCCTCCGCGGGATCCCCGAACCCACCGCGCGCGAGCGGATGGACGACTACTTCGAGCGCCTCGACCTCGCGGACGACGCCGACCTTCGCATCGACGCCTACTCGAAGGGGATGCGCCAGAAGACCGCGTTCGTCCAGGCGCTGCTGCACGAACCGGACGTGCTGTTCCTCGACGAGCCCACCTCGGGCCTCGACCCCCGGGCGGCCCGGACCATCCGCGACACCATCGACGGGCTGGCCGACTCCGGGACGACCGTCTTCCTCTCGACGCACATTCTCCCCGTCGTCGACGAACACGCAGACGTCGTGGGTGTGCTCTCGGAGGGTCGCCTCGTCGCCGAGGGACCGCCAGCGGACCTGAAACGGCGGGCCGACGCCGGCGAGGAGGCCGACGACGACCGCTCGCTCGAGGACGTGTTCCTCGACGTGACGAGCGAGGACCCCGCGTCCGGCGACAGCGACAGCGAGGACGAGGGCGAGACGGCCACGCCAGAGGCGGCGAGCGCCGGTCACGGTCCCGAGGCCGATGGCTGA
- a CDS encoding RNA-guided endonuclease InsQ/TnpB family protein, whose product MPGEYLYRTAITRLRVSEEGAERLERLIDAWRVGCAMATDIAWPTIDDPQALQSAAYERVRESSGLKSQHAILVCRQVAKALRSIEARRQRGQQVSKPVFRSPTVTYGQRTMTVFEDGWVSLTTLGERAACQLVLPNDDDGYQQQYLENDSWEPTESTLTRRDGVYYLHLGFRRPAPATESPEHRTVLGVDLGIEHLAVTSTARFFSGRAFAHEQRELLKRERELQQTGTRSAYRTLRCLKARYRRRARDRLHRVANDILDEAVRHDCTTIAFEDLRGIRENDLTVTAVNRWAFRTLVSFVEYRARGRGLTVEYVDPSCTSIACSRVGCDSVDSANRPERGQFRCRECGYEVHADYNAAKNVGLRCVRSGHTSSERTGVGQCALQSGTLGPDGFTGRSSIP is encoded by the coding sequence GTGCCCGGCGAGTACCTGTACCGGACGGCAATCACGCGGTTGCGCGTCAGCGAGGAGGGAGCTGAACGGCTCGAGCGGCTCATAGACGCATGGCGCGTGGGCTGTGCGATGGCGACGGATATCGCCTGGCCGACCATCGACGACCCGCAGGCGCTGCAGTCAGCGGCGTACGAGCGTGTTCGCGAGTCGTCCGGCCTGAAGAGCCAGCACGCCATCCTCGTCTGTCGGCAGGTCGCCAAGGCACTCCGTAGCATCGAGGCGAGGCGCCAGCGTGGACAGCAAGTCTCGAAACCCGTGTTTCGTTCGCCGACGGTCACTTACGGCCAGCGGACGATGACGGTGTTCGAGGACGGCTGGGTCTCGCTCACGACGCTCGGCGAGCGCGCTGCGTGTCAGCTCGTGCTCCCGAATGACGACGATGGGTATCAACAGCAGTACCTCGAGAACGACTCGTGGGAGCCGACCGAGAGCACCCTCACCCGTCGTGACGGTGTCTACTATCTCCACCTCGGCTTTCGACGCCCCGCCCCAGCGACCGAGTCACCCGAGCACAGGACAGTCCTCGGTGTCGACCTCGGTATCGAACACCTCGCGGTGACGAGCACGGCCCGGTTCTTCTCGGGTCGGGCGTTCGCTCACGAGCAGCGCGAGCTACTGAAACGCGAACGGGAACTCCAGCAGACCGGGACACGGAGCGCGTATCGCACCCTGAGATGCCTCAAGGCGAGGTACCGGCGTCGCGCTCGTGACCGCCTCCACCGCGTCGCGAACGACATCCTCGACGAAGCCGTCCGGCACGACTGCACGACGATCGCGTTCGAGGACCTTCGCGGCATCCGCGAGAACGACCTGACAGTCACCGCAGTCAACCGGTGGGCGTTCCGCACGCTCGTCTCGTTCGTCGAGTACCGCGCTCGTGGACGCGGGCTCACGGTGGAGTACGTCGACCCGTCGTGCACCTCTATCGCCTGTTCGCGGGTCGGCTGCGACAGCGTCGACTCAGCGAACCGACCCGAGCGTGGCCAGTTTCGTTGTCGGGAGTGCGGGTACGAGGTTCACGCGGACTACAACGCCGCGAAGAACGTCGGGCTGAGATGTGTCCGTTCCGGCCACACGTCGTCGGAGCGGACGGGCGTCGGCCAGTGCGCCCTGCAGTCCGGAACCCTCGGACCGGACGGGTTCACGGGCAGGTCGAGCATCCCGTAG
- a CDS encoding response regulator yields MLDEPPSHSFGAKERGVHVLHVDDEAMVRDLVRIYLERHGADCAVRSVTSAAEALELLEQEQFDCIVSDYRMPDMDGIEFLERVRETNPEVPFILFTGQGSEEVASRAIERGVTDYLQKGEAERLELLWNRIDHAVEHYRRRRELSGEARKFRAVFDRSSDAMLLADEVGRYVDVNDAACDLFGVPREELLGRTAIDFAPPEFDFETAWRQFRSSDGEEGEFPLVRPDGETIMLEYSAVPDVVPGLNLSVLRPVESEDDSDEDAEDAGAA; encoded by the coding sequence ATGCTCGACGAGCCGCCGAGTCACTCGTTCGGCGCGAAAGAGAGGGGTGTCCACGTCCTCCACGTCGACGACGAGGCGATGGTGCGTGATCTGGTGCGGATCTACCTCGAACGTCACGGCGCGGACTGTGCCGTCCGGTCCGTGACGTCGGCGGCCGAGGCGCTCGAGCTGCTCGAGCAGGAGCAGTTCGACTGTATCGTGAGTGACTACCGGATGCCCGACATGGACGGCATCGAGTTCCTCGAGCGGGTCCGCGAGACGAACCCGGAGGTCCCGTTCATCCTGTTCACGGGGCAGGGGAGCGAGGAGGTGGCGAGCCGGGCCATCGAGCGGGGGGTGACCGACTACCTCCAGAAGGGCGAGGCCGAACGCCTCGAACTGCTCTGGAATCGCATCGACCACGCCGTCGAGCACTACCGGAGGCGGCGGGAACTGTCGGGGGAGGCACGGAAGTTCCGGGCGGTGTTCGACCGCTCGTCGGACGCGATGTTGCTCGCCGACGAGGTGGGCCGGTACGTGGACGTCAACGACGCGGCGTGTGACCTGTTCGGCGTCCCGCGCGAGGAGTTGCTAGGGCGGACGGCCATCGACTTCGCACCGCCGGAGTTCGACTTCGAGACGGCCTGGCGACAGTTCCGCAGCTCGGACGGGGAGGAGGGTGAGTTCCCGCTCGTCCGACCCGACGGCGAGACGATCATGCTCGAGTACTCGGCGGTGCCCGACGTCGTCCCCGGCTTGAACCTCTCGGTCCTCAGGCCGGTCGAGTCCGAGGACGACTCGGACGAGGATGCCGAGGACGCGGGAGCGGCCTGA
- a CDS encoding MFS transporter — protein sequence MLERGERGEPGVGAVAGSFVVGIFLPSVAGGITFPALPRLELVLGLSPAVVGLIVATADGARLLSNAPVGSLLDRVGTRRPLVVGFLLLGVSPFGYALGMDPGAIPVDPAVVFVIAQGATGLGSALVLVGGYAMITDITTPENRGRWLGYMLGSYGLGFPIGLVVGGVVGDVYGLREMFLLGGVLSLTSVPVIVAIVPDRSPAVDRNGDIRKIPALVRADRRLAAIGTVNGILSFLSRAFLTTVVVFTAELGLELGGLGDMGVTGFLLALVTLAAAGSTLVAGRYSDPFDDRLTLVLPSLCVMAVGFVTVAAVPTVTGIVAGGIVAAAGGGAVGPVLKAYLGDISPPGDVAKLGGAYNVFGDLGSILGPIVALPAASRVGFDAVFVGCAVLSAVALALVVRTLFSTAPVPGATVSE from the coding sequence ATGCTGGAGCGGGGTGAACGAGGGGAGCCGGGCGTGGGGGCTGTCGCCGGGAGCTTCGTCGTCGGCATCTTCCTGCCCAGCGTGGCCGGCGGCATCACCTTCCCTGCGCTCCCCCGACTCGAACTCGTCCTCGGGCTCTCGCCGGCGGTCGTCGGCCTCATCGTGGCCACGGCCGACGGCGCCCGCCTCCTGAGCAACGCACCAGTCGGAAGCCTGCTCGACCGGGTCGGGACTCGCCGGCCGCTCGTCGTCGGGTTCCTCCTGTTGGGCGTCTCCCCCTTCGGGTACGCGCTCGGGATGGACCCGGGAGCCATCCCCGTGGATCCGGCGGTCGTGTTCGTCATCGCACAGGGCGCAACTGGCCTCGGCTCCGCGCTGGTGCTCGTGGGCGGCTACGCGATGATAACGGACATCACGACGCCCGAGAACCGCGGTCGGTGGCTGGGGTACATGCTCGGGTCGTACGGCCTCGGATTCCCCATCGGACTGGTCGTCGGCGGTGTCGTCGGGGACGTGTACGGCCTCCGCGAGATGTTCCTGCTCGGTGGCGTGCTCAGCCTCACCTCGGTCCCGGTCATCGTCGCGATCGTCCCCGACCGTTCACCGGCGGTCGACCGGAACGGCGACATCCGCAAGATACCCGCGCTCGTCCGGGCCGACCGTCGCCTCGCGGCCATCGGAACGGTCAACGGTATCCTGTCGTTCCTCAGCCGGGCCTTCCTGACGACCGTCGTGGTGTTCACCGCCGAGCTCGGTCTCGAACTCGGCGGCCTCGGTGACATGGGCGTCACCGGTTTCCTGCTCGCACTCGTCACCCTCGCCGCGGCCGGGTCGACGCTGGTGGCCGGACGGTACTCCGACCCGTTCGACGACCGACTCACCCTCGTCCTCCCCTCGCTCTGTGTGATGGCCGTCGGGTTCGTGACCGTCGCGGCTGTGCCGACGGTGACCGGCATCGTGGCCGGTGGCATCGTCGCCGCGGCCGGTGGGGGTGCGGTCGGCCCGGTCCTCAAGGCGTATCTCGGCGACATCAGTCCGCCGGGCGACGTCGCGAAACTCGGTGGCGCGTACAACGTCTTCGGCGACCTGGGCTCGATTCTGGGGCCGATAGTCGCCCTCCCCGCAGCGTCACGGGTCGGGTTCGACGCCGTGTTCGTCGGTTGTGCCGTGCTCAGTGCTGTCGCCCTGGCGCTGGTCGTGCGGACGCTGTTCTCCACCGCACCGGTTCCGGGAGCGACGGTGAGCGAGTGA